The stretch of DNA TGCAGGAGGTGGACGCGGCGCTCGCCCGCGTCGACGAGGGCACCTACGGCCTGTCGGAGGTCAGCGGCGAGCCGATCCCCGACGAGCGCCTGCGCGCGCAGCCGACCGCGACGCGGACCGTCGAGGAGCAGGAGGCCGCCGACAAGCTCGGCCGCGCAAGCAGCGCGAGCAACCCCGATCTCCGGAGCCGGCCGCGCTGACGGACGGCTCGGCCAGACGAGCGATGTATCCGTCGCCTCCGGCTGACGAGCGTTGAGCACACCATCCTCGCGGTACGGGTCGGCGCGGGCGGACCGGGCGCTAGGATCCAGCGACGCTGAGATCGAGGTCTGGAGCCATCACGACGACGCCGTTCCCGATCCGGCTCGATCACAGCCGAGTCGCGACAGGGATCACGCTGCATGCTGCTGACGACGTGCCCGCCGGGTTGGCGGCGCTCGGCCTCGACCCACCGCGACCGGTGATCGTGCTCGTCGGCGGGGCCGGCGGACTCGACGACGACGCCGGCGCGAACCTGCGCCGGCTGTTCAGCGATGGCCTCGTGGCGACCGCGGTGCGCGCAGGGGCCGTGGCGGTTGACGGTGGGACACGGTCAGGGGTCATGCGTCTGCTCGGTGAAGCGCATCACGCGGCCGGGGCGCGGACCCCGCTCGTCGGCGTCGCGGCGGTCGGCACCGTCGTCATCCCCGACATGCCGCAACCGAGCGAGGACGCGGCGCCCCTCGAGCCGCATCACACCCACTTCGTGCTCGTGCCCGGTGACGAATGGGGCGCGGAGGCACCGTGGATCAGCGACGTGGCCACCGCGCTCGCCAGTGGTGTGCCGTCGGTCACCGTGCTCGTCAACGGCGGCGAGATCGCGTACGACGATATCGCCCGCAGCATTGACGCTGGCCGCCCCGTGCTCACCGTCGCGGGCACGGGCCGCACGGCCGACCAGTTGGCGGCGGCGCTCAGGGGCGAGGACGCCGATCCGCGTGCCGTCACATTGGCCCGGTCCGGGATGGTGCGTGCCGTGCCGCTCGACGATCCGCGGGCAGTCGGGCAGATGCTCGCCGGTCTGCTCGATGCTGGCGCGCCGTAGCGACCATGGGCGATCTGCATCCGCTCAGCCCGGATCATGGCGGCCGACGTGCTCGACAGGCCACCGCCGGCCCCGTGCGGCGACGCAGCGGTCTCTGAGCCGCGTCGCCGTGACATCGGAGCAGTTGCCTCCGTACGTGTCCAGGTTGGCGCGGAAGAAGCGGGTGGGGGCGTTGTCGCGGACCACGGCGCCGGGAGCGTACTTCTTCGGCAGGCCCGACGGATGCCCGATGACGTGCACCGCAGCGTTGTCCGGAACCTTCCCGAAGCGCACGTTGGCGAGGGACGCGTCGTTGACGCAGTGCGCCGCCGTCGCGACCAGACTGGGGTCGACGAGGAAGCCCGTGCAGAACGCGATGGTCGGCTGCTCACGGAACGGCTCGGTGGAGCACAGATCGCGGTCGTCGCCGAACGTCGGTCCCGAGAGCGTCGAGGTGCCGTCGCCGTTGTCGGTGATGGATCCGGCGGACACCAGCGTGACGACGCGGTGGTCGACCTGCGCTGTTCGTACGTCCGACGCCATTGCGCTCTCCTGCCTCGTTTCCGACAACCGCGGCCGTGTGACAGGCACCCGGCCCACGGCGCTGCCACCGGTCAGAACGGCAACCGACCGCGTAGATACGCCGCACGCGCCAGCGGGGCCGCAGCTGGGCGACCGCCGCGACCATTGACGTCGTCCCCGGGTGGCCCGGGCGAGGCCCTACTCGAGGTCCAGCACGAAGCTCGCGTCCGCGACGAACTCGGCGCGGACGCTCGCAGGATGGTCGCGCTGCCATCCGGAGATGCGCTCGCGTATCTGACGCAGATGCTGTCGGTCGGTCGAGTCGGCCCCGTCGGTGGAGGCGGTCACCCAGATCGTGAAGGGATCGCCGACCTGCGGCGTCGGAGCGGTCGACGGCCCCTCGCCAACGCGTGATCCGATGATGGCGTCGATGACCCGGTTGTCGGGGTTGTGATGCGAGCCGTCCGACGGGAT from Euzebyales bacterium encodes:
- a CDS encoding trypsin-like serine protease; this translates as MASDVRTAQVDHRVVTLVSAGSITDNGDGTSTLSGPTFGDDRDLCSTEPFREQPTIAFCTGFLVDPSLVATAAHCVNDASLANVRFGKVPDNAAVHVIGHPSGLPKKYAPGAVVRDNAPTRFFRANLDTYGGNCSDVTATRLRDRCVAARGRRWPVEHVGRHDPG
- a CDS encoding TraR/DksA C4-type zinc finger protein, with protein sequence MDNDEARRLLHAERERLQELLGDSADDVVGQLDADGGAGGADAAKEIVDRELERSELRQLHAELQEVDAALARVDEGTYGLSEVSGEPIPDERLRAQPTATRTVEEQEAADKLGRASSASNPDLRSRPR